In Acidianus brierleyi, one genomic interval encodes:
- a CDS encoding type II toxin-antitoxin system RelE family toxin, which translates to MFSISFIVICKEWKLRIMFSKRINNLDELADYLLDSFASDKLVMLILDKVLLLLDNPFKYSREKLGKDKHGNPMFSIEVTGDIRILYSVDSKNCIVFIWEIGSHKKVYGR; encoded by the coding sequence ATGTTTTCTATATCTTTTATCGTGATTTGTAAGGAATGGAAATTAAGGATAATGTTCAGTAAGAGGATAAATAATCTTGATGAGTTAGCTGATTACCTTCTAGATAGTTTTGCAAGTGATAAGTTAGTTATGCTTATCTTAGATAAGGTTTTATTATTGCTAGATAATCCCTTCAAATATTCCAGGGAAAAGTTAGGAAAGGATAAGCATGGCAATCCAATGTTCTCCATAGAAGTAACTGGAGATATAAGAATACTTTACAGCGTTGATTCAAAAAATTGTATAGTTTTCATTTGGGAGATT
- a CDS encoding DUF1286 domain-containing protein, producing MRLRAHYIFSSGLLSLITVFFIPFLYAVFLAGLISFIGNSFIDYFGHEIKGKYISRTPRTHTVYRSILWGLLLSLPIGVFLYFVFPSFLFVFSVILDGLLVGPSHMILDVFTERGIYHKVNGKWRRIAFAHFSYNNTFVNGLAILLGVIMLFAAMHFIHYYDYHYYHYYNYYS from the coding sequence ATGAGGCTTAGGGCTCATTATATCTTTTCTTCTGGACTTCTTTCTCTCATTACTGTTTTCTTTATTCCTTTTCTTTACGCTGTCTTTCTAGCTGGTTTGATTTCTTTTATCGGTAATTCTTTTATTGATTATTTTGGTCACGAGATTAAGGGAAAATACATTTCTAGGACTCCTAGGACTCACACTGTTTATAGGTCTATCTTGTGGGGTCTTTTGCTTTCTTTGCCTATAGGCGTTTTCCTTTATTTCGTTTTTCCGTCTTTTCTTTTTGTCTTTTCCGTTATTCTTGACGGGTTGTTAGTTGGTCCTTCTCACATGATCCTTGATGTCTTCACTGAGAGGGGCATTTACCACAAGGTTAACGGAAAGTGGAGGAGGATAGCTTTTGCTCACTTCTCTTATAATAATACCTTTGTCAACGGTTTAGCGATATTATTAGGAGTTATAATGCTATTTGCCGCAATGCATTTCATTCACTACTATGATTATCACTATTATCATTATTACAACTATTATTCCTAA
- a CDS encoding EVE domain-containing protein gives MTYWLIPIQEDMWDVILTQGVYGYKSNLKDYIKVGDKLIIYVSKYYAKIYGGKIVGVVRVTSDWYVDETPVFPEETVRNKGFYIYRVKVEPEITGVCDIKAILDKIHFIEDTAQMAKYLRNAPANLKRPIPDDDGHTIEKCLKGEL, from the coding sequence GTGACCTACTGGCTAATACCAATTCAAGAGGATATGTGGGATGTTATATTAACGCAAGGGGTATATGGATACAAATCTAACCTAAAAGATTACATTAAAGTTGGAGATAAACTCATTATTTATGTTAGTAAGTATTACGCTAAAATATACGGAGGAAAAATAGTAGGAGTAGTAAGGGTTACTAGCGACTGGTACGTTGATGAAACTCCAGTATTTCCAGAAGAAACTGTAAGGAATAAGGGGTTCTATATTTATAGAGTAAAGGTAGAGCCTGAAATTACAGGAGTATGCGATATAAAAGCGATCCTTGATAAGATACACTTTATTGAAGATACTGCACAAATGGCTAAATATCTAAGAAATGCTCCAGCTAATTTAAAGAGACCAATACCAGATGATGACGGACACACGATAGAAAAATGCCTTAAGGGAGAATTATAA
- a CDS encoding lipoate protein ligase C-terminal domain-containing protein produces the protein MLCEKVFRSKQGKTVILRVYFDGKIEKVEITGDFFADEKDLEMLEKYLRDLKIPKIEIIGFDPEEILEKIKDCL, from the coding sequence ATGTTATGTGAAAAAGTTTTTAGATCTAAACAAGGAAAGACTGTTATATTGAGAGTATATTTTGATGGAAAAATAGAAAAAGTTGAAATAACTGGAGATTTTTTTGCAGATGAGAAGGATCTCGAAATGTTGGAAAAATATCTGAGAGATCTAAAAATACCAAAAATAGAAATAATAGGCTTTGATCCAGAAGAAATATTAGAAAAAATAAAAGATTGCTTATAA
- a CDS encoding lipoate--protein ligase family protein, translating into MRLIIEGGNSGERQMALDETMLILLSNNMSEETLRLWHFSPTTLSIGRFLAVNDWVNEEERKKLGIPLIRRFTGGGPALHDENGEVTWSVSLKAVDMMETYKKISIALIKSLNLLGLKGEFSPINDIIVQGKKIVGMAGAKKKNAILVHGTFMFSTYLGFMTVIKSPEPKIKERGNPQGRVSNISLMLGREVTRREAIESLIQGFREIFNLEDGELTDIEKEFTEQLKYKYSNDKWTYLR; encoded by the coding sequence ATGAGACTAATAATTGAAGGCGGAAATTCTGGGGAGAGGCAAATGGCATTGGATGAAACTATGCTTATCCTATTATCAAATAATATGTCGGAAGAAACATTAAGACTATGGCATTTTTCGCCTACTACATTAAGTATAGGCAGATTTTTGGCAGTAAATGACTGGGTTAATGAAGAAGAAAGAAAAAAATTAGGAATTCCGTTAATAAGGAGGTTCACCGGCGGAGGTCCTGCTTTGCATGACGAAAACGGAGAAGTCACATGGAGTGTATCCTTAAAAGCTGTAGATATGATGGAAACTTACAAGAAAATTTCAATAGCTTTGATAAAATCTCTTAATCTTTTGGGATTAAAAGGAGAATTTTCTCCTATAAATGATATTATAGTCCAAGGTAAAAAGATAGTAGGAATGGCTGGAGCTAAAAAGAAAAATGCTATATTAGTACATGGGACTTTCATGTTTTCTACTTATCTTGGATTTATGACTGTAATAAAATCTCCAGAACCAAAAATAAAGGAAAGAGGGAATCCTCAAGGTAGAGTAAGTAATATTTCTCTAATGCTAGGAAGAGAAGTTACTCGCAGAGAAGCTATAGAAAGTTTAATCCAAGGATTTAGAGAAATATTTAATTTAGAAGATGGAGAACTTACTGATATAGAGAAGGAATTCACTGAACAGTTAAAGTACAAATATTCTAATGATAAATGGACGTATTTAAGGTGA